A stretch of the Staphylococcus sp. NRL 16/872 genome encodes the following:
- a CDS encoding DNA cytosine methyltransferase, with translation MKTNLSWWIIMNYVSLFSSAGVGCYGFKQQGFKCAATSELIEKRLNVQKANNKAKYDKSYVLGDITKKEVKTELYTAIKEYQSKEKESEIDVIIFTAPCQGMSVANHKKNDGTIQKNSLVIESLEIVDNLNPKFFVAENVRSFMNTVCIDHDKRIKIEDAFKNWLSYKYTYETKVINFKDYGANSSRTRTIVIGVRNDFYYEGIMNELFPETEKSNVLREVIGHLPSLTTMGEIDPNDIYHNFKPYREDMRDWISDLHEGENAFDNKDPLKRPHRNKNGEIIFNVNKNGDKYKRQYWDKVAPCIHTRNDIISSQNTVHPEDDRVFSIRELMLMMNIPREFKWIDGYTEKELNQLSLEEKKKMLKTHEINIRQSIGEAIPTIIINKIARNIKEVLKNEKCKSKSEENYKQLQFTI, from the coding sequence ATGAAAACTAATTTAAGCTGGTGGATTATAATGAATTATGTTTCTTTATTTAGTTCAGCTGGAGTAGGTTGTTATGGTTTTAAACAGCAAGGTTTTAAATGCGCAGCAACTTCGGAATTGATTGAAAAAAGATTAAACGTGCAAAAAGCAAATAATAAAGCGAAATATGATAAATCTTATGTTTTGGGAGATATAACTAAAAAGGAAGTCAAAACAGAACTTTATACAGCTATAAAAGAATATCAAAGTAAAGAAAAAGAAAGTGAAATTGATGTAATTATATTTACAGCTCCTTGTCAAGGAATGTCTGTAGCTAATCATAAAAAAAATGATGGGACTATACAAAAAAATTCTTTAGTCATTGAATCCCTTGAAATTGTTGATAATCTTAATCCTAAATTTTTTGTTGCAGAAAATGTCAGAAGTTTTATGAATACAGTATGCATCGACCATGATAAAAGGATAAAAATTGAAGATGCTTTCAAGAATTGGCTATCTTATAAATACACCTATGAAACTAAAGTAATTAATTTTAAGGATTATGGAGCAAATAGTAGTAGAACAAGGACTATAGTTATAGGGGTGAGAAATGATTTTTATTACGAAGGAATTATGAATGAATTATTTCCTGAAACTGAAAAAAGCAATGTGCTTCGAGAAGTTATTGGTCATCTACCTAGTTTAACAACAATGGGGGAAATTGATCCCAATGATATATATCATAATTTTAAACCGTATAGAGAAGACATGAGAGATTGGATATCCGATTTACACGAAGGTGAAAATGCTTTTGATAATAAAGACCCATTAAAAAGACCTCATCGCAATAAAAATGGAGAAATTATTTTTAACGTCAATAAGAATGGAGATAAGTATAAAAGACAATATTGGGATAAAGTAGCTCCTTGTATTCATACTAGAAATGATATAATTTCGAGTCAAAATACAGTTCACCCTGAAGATGATAGGGTGTTTAGTATTAGAGAACTTATGTTAATGATGAATATTCCTAGAGAATTTAAATGGATTGATGGGTATACTGAAAAAGAGTTAAACCAATTATCCTTAGAAGAAAAGAAAAAAATGTTAAAAACTCATGAAATAAATATCAGACAAAGTATTGGAGAAGCTATACCTACAATAATTATTAATAAAATAGCTAGAAATATCAAGGAAGTTTTAAAAAATGAAAAATGTAAGTCAAAAAGTGAAGAGAATTATAAACAACTACAATTTACAATCTAG
- a CDS encoding GntR family transcriptional regulator has product MNQGYPEQWLGGMTKGEGVAAEIRLQIVNGDIESDTLLTENQIAKQFDVSRSPVRDAFKLLQTDHLIHLERMGAKVLSFGEQEKKELYDLRLMLESFAFSKMRHIDRTPVVKEMRKHLEMMKVAVQFEDAEAFTQHDLQFHEATIKASNHQYLRTFWNHLKPVIESLVLLSMRDRMIHNKTDFDRIHGNHEVFIEAIEYNDSNKLREAFHLNFDDVGKDIESFWLR; this is encoded by the coding sequence GTGAATCAAGGATATCCAGAACAATGGCTTGGTGGTATGACGAAAGGAGAAGGGGTCGCTGCCGAAATTCGCTTACAGATTGTTAATGGCGATATTGAAAGTGATACGTTACTGACTGAGAATCAAATCGCAAAACAATTTGATGTCAGTCGTTCTCCTGTACGTGATGCGTTCAAGTTATTACAAACTGATCATTTAATACATCTTGAGCGCATGGGTGCGAAAGTACTTTCATTCGGCGAACAAGAGAAGAAAGAATTATATGATTTGAGACTTATGCTCGAGTCGTTCGCATTTTCAAAGATGAGACATATTGATCGTACACCAGTAGTAAAAGAAATGCGCAAGCACCTTGAAATGATGAAAGTAGCAGTACAATTTGAAGATGCTGAAGCCTTTACGCAACATGACTTGCAATTTCACGAAGCGACGATTAAAGCCTCAAATCATCAATATTTACGCACGTTCTGGAATCATTTGAAACCGGTCATCGAATCTTTGGTCTTACTCTCAATGAGAGATCGCATGATTCATAACAAAACAGATTTCGACCGCATTCACGGGAATCACGAAGTATTTATTGAAGCAATTGAGTATAACGATTCAAATAAATTAAGAGAGGCGTTTCACTTAAACTTTGATGATGTCGGTAAAGATATCGAAAGTTTCTGGTTACGCTAA
- the galU gene encoding UTP--glucose-1-phosphate uridylyltransferase GalU, translating to MKQIKKAIIPAAGLGTRFLPATKAMPKEMLPILDKPTIQYIVEEASRAGIEDIIIVTGKHKRAIEDHFDNQKELEMVLEEKGKTDLLEKVQYSTDLANIFYVRQKEQKGLGHAIYTARQFIGDEPFAVLLGDDIVESDEPAIKQLMNVYEETGHSVIGVQEVPENVTHRYGIIEPLGKDGRRYEVKQFVEKPAQGTAPSNLAIMGRYILTPEIFEYLKTQKEGAGNEIQLTDAIERMNNDIQVYAYDFDGNRFDVGEKLGFVKTTIEYALKDPKMKDELVHFIKELGL from the coding sequence TTGAAACAGATTAAAAAAGCGATCATACCTGCCGCTGGTTTAGGAACGAGATTTTTACCAGCCACGAAAGCGATGCCTAAGGAAATGCTTCCTATTTTAGACAAACCAACAATTCAATACATAGTGGAAGAAGCCTCTCGTGCAGGAATTGAAGATATTATTATAGTAACCGGCAAACATAAACGTGCGATTGAAGATCACTTCGATAATCAAAAAGAATTAGAAATGGTGCTTGAAGAAAAAGGAAAAACAGACCTACTAGAAAAAGTTCAATATTCAACAGATTTAGCCAATATTTTTTATGTTCGTCAAAAAGAACAAAAAGGTTTAGGCCATGCGATTTATACTGCTCGTCAGTTTATCGGTGATGAACCATTTGCCGTGCTTCTAGGAGATGACATTGTAGAATCAGACGAACCCGCTATCAAACAATTAATGAACGTATATGAAGAAACAGGTCACTCAGTGATTGGCGTTCAAGAAGTGCCAGAGAATGTTACACATCGTTATGGTATTATTGAACCTCTAGGAAAAGATGGCCGTCGTTACGAAGTAAAACAATTTGTTGAGAAACCAGCTCAAGGCACAGCACCATCAAACCTAGCAATCATGGGACGTTACATTTTAACACCTGAAATTTTTGAGTACCTTAAAACACAAAAAGAAGGCGCCGGCAATGAAATACAATTAACCGACGCCATCGAACGCATGAACAACGATATTCAAGTTTACGCTTACGACTTTGATGGCAATCGCTTCGACGTAGGAGAAAAACTTGGCTTCGTCAAAACAACCATCGAATACGCACTAAAAGATCCAAAAATGAAAGACGAACTCGTTCACTTCATTAAAGAACTAGGACTATAA
- a CDS encoding gluconate:H+ symporter translates to MFGEIWPLISVVIGILLLLSLIIFLKLNTFISLIITSVVTAILLGMPLNKVMSTIETGMGSTLGHIALIFGLGAILGKLLADGGGANRIADTLIAKFGQKHVQWAMLVAAFIVGIALFFEVGLVLLIPLVFTIAKRAKVSPLKLGLPMVTALSVTHGFLPPHPGPVVIAKELKANIGQVLLFGIIIAIPVTIIAGPIFNKVAQKIIPSAYTREGDISALGSQKEFKDSEMPGFGLSIFTAILPVILMLVSTIVQLITGHQEAKNVFEQIIYFIGTAGTAMLISVIFAIFSMGLHRGRKMDDIMKSVTDAIYPIGMMILIIGGGGTFKQVLIDGGVGDTIAKMFEGSTMSPILLAWIVAAVLRIALGSATVAAISTTGIVLPLLQHSDVNVALVVLAIGAGSVILSHVNDAGFWMFREYFGLTIKETFLTWSLLETIISVSGIIFILFISLFV, encoded by the coding sequence ATGTTTGGAGAGATTTGGCCACTTATTAGCGTGGTAATTGGAATATTATTACTCTTATCATTAATCATTTTTTTGAAATTAAATACATTTATTTCATTAATTATTACCTCAGTCGTTACAGCTATTCTTTTAGGCATGCCATTAAATAAAGTCATGAGTACGATTGAAACCGGTATGGGCAGTACACTCGGACATATCGCACTTATCTTTGGACTTGGTGCCATTCTAGGTAAATTACTAGCAGATGGCGGAGGCGCTAATCGCATTGCAGATACATTAATCGCTAAATTCGGACAGAAACATGTTCAATGGGCAATGTTAGTCGCAGCCTTTATCGTCGGTATCGCACTATTCTTTGAAGTAGGTTTAGTATTATTAATTCCATTAGTATTCACTATCGCAAAACGTGCGAAAGTATCACCACTGAAACTTGGATTACCAATGGTGACAGCCTTATCAGTAACACACGGCTTCTTACCACCACATCCTGGACCAGTAGTCATCGCTAAAGAATTAAAAGCCAATATAGGACAAGTTTTATTATTCGGTATCATTATCGCTATTCCAGTTACTATCATTGCTGGACCCATCTTCAATAAAGTAGCACAAAAAATTATCCCTTCAGCCTATACGCGCGAAGGCGATATTTCAGCTTTAGGCTCTCAAAAAGAATTCAAAGACTCTGAAATGCCAGGATTCGGTTTAAGTATCTTTACAGCAATCTTACCAGTCATCTTAATGTTAGTTTCAACGATTGTTCAATTAATTACTGGTCATCAAGAAGCTAAAAATGTATTTGAACAAATCATTTACTTCATTGGTACAGCCGGCACAGCAATGTTAATTTCAGTCATCTTTGCTATCTTCTCAATGGGCTTACATCGCGGTAGAAAAATGGACGACATCATGAAATCAGTCACAGATGCTATCTACCCAATCGGCATGATGATCCTCATCATTGGCGGTGGCGGGACATTCAAGCAAGTACTAATCGACGGTGGCGTAGGGGATACCATTGCGAAAATGTTCGAAGGTTCAACAATGTCACCAATCTTACTTGCATGGATTGTCGCAGCCGTATTACGAATCGCATTAGGCTCAGCAACCGTAGCAGCCATCTCAACAACAGGTATCGTCTTACCATTATTACAACACTCAGACGTCAACGTCGCACTCGTCGTACTCGCAATCGGAGCAGGAAGCGTCATCCTATCACACGTAAACGACGCAGGATTCTGGATGTTCAGAGAATACTTCGGACTAACAATCAAAGAAACATTCCTAACATGGTCACTACTCGAAACCATCATCTCAGTATCAGGAATTATCTTCATCCTATTTATAAGCTTATTTGTATAA
- a CDS encoding GTP pyrophosphokinase family protein: protein MYVERKPSLYIEELRSEFKDSLNQFKDGDEAFDRLIGFVELDHLYSSALKEISTKLDILDDNFNHVYKHNPIHHMERRVKEMNSLVKKLQRKNLPVTAESAKENILDIAGIRVVCNYLEDIYVIEKMLLKQEDVKLLKRKNYIQHPKENGYRSLHLVVSIPVFLADRVEVTPVEIQIRTIGMDMWASLEHKIRYKNNTNTEDYKDRLKECALELTDIEAKMQAIHAEISDGEIE from the coding sequence ATGTACGTAGAGAGAAAACCATCATTATATATTGAAGAATTACGTAGTGAATTTAAAGATAGTTTAAATCAATTTAAAGATGGAGACGAAGCATTTGATCGACTCATTGGATTTGTGGAACTTGATCATTTATATTCATCCGCTTTAAAAGAAATATCTACAAAGTTAGATATTTTAGATGATAATTTTAATCATGTTTATAAACATAATCCAATTCATCATATGGAACGTCGTGTTAAGGAAATGAACAGTTTAGTTAAAAAGTTACAACGCAAAAATTTACCAGTCACTGCAGAAAGTGCCAAAGAGAATATTTTAGATATTGCTGGTATTCGTGTCGTATGTAATTACTTAGAAGACATTTATGTCATTGAAAAGATGTTATTAAAACAAGAAGACGTTAAACTGTTGAAACGTAAGAATTATATTCAACATCCGAAAGAAAATGGCTATCGCAGTTTACATCTTGTTGTCTCAATCCCTGTCTTTTTAGCTGATCGTGTGGAAGTGACACCAGTTGAAATACAAATTCGTACGATCGGTATGGATATGTGGGCAAGTTTAGAACATAAAATTCGCTATAAAAATAATACAAATACAGAAGATTATAAAGATAGATTGAAAGAATGTGCACTTGAACTTACAGATATCGAAGCAAAAATGCAAGCCATTCATGCAGAAATATCAGATGGAGAAATCGAGTAA
- a CDS encoding MerR family transcriptional regulator — protein MSHYSIGELAHQSGITIRTLQYYDRKGLLTAERHHESNRRYYTETQLHQLQLILILKKFGCTLDEIKTLLHEDNDLQTLKMILQLHKETIQQDMQHQSETLKHINSVQQYISEQSSSSINHLADIDKVMKKSEKFNSVKGKIWLSAGVIGIVQYSGLVLSLLRSSAKPFVAVLPILVTYAIGLTAFYFKNISFLCPNCQHVFKPSLKSFILARHTAKTRKLQCPKCHETHYCIEVANDDK, from the coding sequence ATGTCACATTATTCAATTGGAGAACTTGCACACCAAAGTGGCATTACAATCAGAACATTACAATATTATGATCGTAAAGGATTATTAACAGCTGAACGTCATCACGAATCTAACAGACGCTATTATACAGAAACACAACTACATCAGCTTCAACTAATATTAATCTTGAAAAAGTTTGGCTGCACATTAGATGAAATTAAAACATTACTTCATGAAGATAATGACTTACAAACGTTGAAAATGATCCTTCAACTTCATAAAGAAACAATTCAACAAGATATGCAACATCAATCTGAGACGTTAAAGCATATCAACTCGGTACAACAATATATTTCAGAACAATCAAGTTCTTCAATCAATCACTTAGCTGACATAGACAAAGTTATGAAAAAATCAGAAAAATTTAACTCAGTAAAAGGTAAAATCTGGCTTAGTGCAGGTGTGATCGGCATTGTACAATACTCAGGATTGGTCCTCAGTTTATTAAGAAGTTCAGCAAAACCATTTGTAGCAGTGTTACCAATTCTAGTAACTTATGCAATAGGACTGACAGCGTTTTATTTCAAAAATATTTCTTTCCTTTGTCCAAACTGCCAACACGTCTTTAAACCATCATTAAAATCATTTATCTTAGCAAGACACACAGCCAAAACACGTAAACTTCAATGCCCAAAATGTCATGAAACACATTATTGCATCGAAGTAGCAAATGATGATAAATAA
- the gntK gene encoding gluconokinase produces the protein MKYMIGVDIGTTSTKSVLYDENGQFIMKHNIGYPLHTPNVDVSEENPDELFDAVLMTVKYVVREAGVKKEDIKLISFSAQMHSLVALDAQHSRLTESITWADNRASKYADRITQEHNGHEIYQRTGTPIHPMSPLSKIFWMKHEQPEIYNQTAMFADIKTYIFYQLFEQYVIDHSMASATGMFNLEKLDWDEEALKLLGISREQLPKLVPTTHILTGMKKRYATLMGIDENTPIVVGASDGVLSNLGVNSYKKGEVAVTIGTSGAIRTVINKPRTDYKGRIFCYVLDEDHYVIGGPVNNGGVILRWLRDELLASEVETAKRLGVDPYDVLTKIASRVKPGAEGLIFHPYLAGERAPLWNADARGSFFGLTLSHQKEHMIRAALEGVLYNLYTVYLALVEVMNETPSTIKATGGFAKSEVWRQMMADIFDTDLIVPESYESSCLGACVLGLKALGEIEDFSIIEKMVGTTNAHKPNQETVKVYQQLVSIFINLSRSLEDRYAEIADFQRKHMD, from the coding sequence ATGAAATACATGATTGGCGTTGATATTGGTACCACAAGTACGAAATCAGTGCTATACGACGAGAATGGACAATTTATTATGAAGCATAATATTGGTTATCCATTACATACGCCAAACGTAGATGTTTCAGAAGAGAACCCAGATGAACTATTTGATGCTGTTTTAATGACAGTGAAATACGTTGTGCGAGAAGCGGGTGTTAAGAAAGAAGATATCAAACTCATTTCTTTCAGTGCACAAATGCATAGTTTGGTCGCGCTAGATGCGCAACATTCAAGATTAACGGAAAGTATCACTTGGGCAGATAATCGCGCAAGTAAATACGCTGATCGCATCACTCAAGAACATAACGGTCATGAAATTTATCAACGCACAGGCACACCGATTCATCCTATGTCACCTTTATCTAAAATCTTCTGGATGAAACATGAGCAACCTGAAATTTATAACCAAACGGCTATGTTCGCTGACATTAAGACATATATCTTCTATCAACTCTTTGAACAATATGTCATCGATCATTCTATGGCTTCAGCAACAGGTATGTTTAATTTGGAAAAGTTGGATTGGGATGAAGAAGCACTCAAATTATTAGGTATCTCACGAGAACAATTACCTAAACTTGTACCAACGACGCATATCTTAACAGGTATGAAAAAACGCTACGCCACATTAATGGGCATTGATGAAAATACCCCAATCGTAGTGGGTGCAAGCGATGGCGTACTGTCAAACTTAGGCGTTAACAGTTATAAAAAAGGGGAAGTTGCCGTCACAATCGGGACGTCAGGTGCCATTCGTACTGTCATCAATAAACCACGTACTGATTACAAAGGACGTATATTCTGTTACGTGTTAGACGAAGACCATTACGTCATTGGTGGACCAGTTAATAACGGAGGCGTCATTCTTAGATGGTTACGTGACGAACTCTTGGCTAGTGAAGTTGAAACGGCCAAACGCTTAGGCGTAGACCCGTACGATGTACTAACAAAAATCGCAAGTCGCGTTAAACCAGGCGCAGAAGGTTTAATCTTCCATCCTTATTTAGCCGGCGAACGCGCACCGCTTTGGAACGCAGATGCACGCGGTTCATTCTTTGGCTTAACACTATCACATCAGAAAGAACACATGATTCGTGCCGCTCTAGAAGGTGTACTTTACAACCTTTACACGGTATACCTTGCACTAGTTGAAGTGATGAACGAAACGCCTAGCACGATTAAAGCGACAGGCGGTTTCGCCAAGAGTGAAGTATGGCGTCAAATGATGGCAGACATCTTTGATACTGATCTTATCGTGCCAGAAAGCTACGAGAGTTCTTGCCTTGGCGCATGTGTCTTAGGCTTAAAAGCGTTAGGAGAAATTGAAGACTTCTCTATTATTGAAAAGATGGTAGGAACAACTAACGCACATAAACCGAACCAAGAAACCGTTAAAGTATATCAACAATTAGTATCCATCTTTATTAATCTTAGTCGTTCATTAGAAGATCGCTACGCAGAAATTGCAGATTTCCAACGCAAGCACATGGATTAA
- a CDS encoding putative quinol monooxygenase translates to MIIINAKLKVKEEHREEYLKLMKKLVESSSQEAGNTFYHHYEDVKERNIFVVVENYKDEEAVQTHNHSDHFRAFSENIGKYISEEPVIDVAETK, encoded by the coding sequence ATGATTATTATTAATGCAAAACTTAAAGTAAAAGAAGAGCACCGTGAAGAATATTTAAAATTAATGAAAAAATTAGTTGAAAGTTCTAGCCAAGAAGCGGGTAATACGTTCTATCATCATTATGAAGACGTTAAAGAACGCAACATATTTGTTGTGGTTGAGAATTATAAAGATGAAGAGGCAGTACAAACACATAACCATTCAGACCACTTCAGAGCATTCAGTGAAAATATTGGCAAATACATTTCAGAAGAACCTGTTATCGATGTAGCAGAAACAAAATAA
- a CDS encoding FUSC family protein, with product MGNVLQSLIQFDKTKIDFMKGIRQGLLMIIPALIGYYLGNFSFGLLVSTGALAHIYVFQGPPRSKLRMVILCSISFAICMMLGTLTVSQPLLYGFTLLIVTVVPYYIFSALKIAGPSSTFFLVTFCLPSNLPVAPDQALYRGFAILVGGALATLVVLIMIIFQKQRVEDRAITADFTMINKLMQNYNDPEKFKEISQSAVTQFKNSDELLITATAGAKAKLNQRFQRLLLLHTSAQGIYSELLELHEKDIRPLPQELIEMMEVTTRNAYRLSNARENWTKEVHVSEDFDNLMQYILKIDEIANLDSSRIEHEAQVRKPLYSQRILHNLTLDSIVFRNTLIYIIIMGIAIFISLTFDIQKSYWIPLTAHTVMLGMTTRRMIDRAMARGLGTIIGTLVLSAILYFHPHVVVAVIIMGLAAMVTEAFVGSNYAFAVIFITTQVILLNGLASQNLSISIAYTRIFDVLIGIVIAVVGILILNRQTSSAILPRTISEVVRKEATIFHYLFSENGYQDTEREKHESLALSVKMSNMTQIYNSANGELFSNKEALRYYYPTIFALEEINFMLMRAMQDKQRQRITDAQMGEFLTTFENVAKHFELHGSLDIKQLNDLPQYNYIKSAMMKLQTNCVATRKNVDELHEHAPA from the coding sequence TTGGGAAATGTATTACAGTCTCTTATACAATTCGATAAAACCAAGATTGACTTTATGAAAGGGATTCGCCAAGGTTTATTAATGATTATCCCAGCATTAATTGGCTATTACCTTGGGAATTTTAGTTTTGGTTTACTTGTATCGACGGGGGCGTTAGCACATATATACGTCTTTCAAGGACCACCTCGTTCTAAACTTAGAATGGTTATTTTATGTTCTATTTCGTTTGCGATATGTATGATGCTCGGCACCTTAACCGTATCTCAACCACTTCTTTATGGTTTTACTTTACTTATTGTCACAGTGGTACCATATTATATTTTTAGTGCATTGAAGATTGCCGGACCATCTTCTACTTTCTTCTTAGTTACATTTTGTTTACCTAGTAACTTACCTGTAGCGCCAGATCAAGCGTTATACCGTGGATTCGCTATCTTAGTAGGTGGCGCATTAGCGACACTCGTTGTGCTTATTATGATCATCTTCCAGAAGCAACGCGTTGAAGATCGTGCCATCACTGCTGACTTCACAATGATTAACAAATTGATGCAAAACTATAACGATCCAGAGAAATTTAAAGAAATTTCTCAATCAGCAGTGACACAATTCAAAAATTCAGATGAATTATTAATTACAGCGACTGCTGGTGCTAAGGCGAAACTGAATCAACGTTTCCAACGATTACTGTTACTACATACGTCAGCACAAGGGATTTACTCTGAATTACTTGAACTGCATGAGAAAGATATTCGTCCACTTCCACAGGAATTAATTGAGATGATGGAAGTAACAACACGTAATGCATATCGTCTTAGTAATGCCAGAGAAAATTGGACAAAAGAAGTTCATGTCAGCGAAGATTTTGATAATCTCATGCAATATATTTTAAAAATTGATGAAATTGCAAACTTAGATTCTAGTCGTATCGAACACGAAGCTCAAGTGAGAAAGCCGCTTTACAGTCAACGAATTCTGCATAACTTAACACTTGATTCTATCGTCTTTCGTAACACCTTGATTTATATCATTATCATGGGCATCGCTATTTTTATTTCATTAACCTTTGATATTCAGAAATCATATTGGATTCCTTTAACAGCGCATACGGTTATGTTAGGGATGACGACACGACGTATGATAGATAGAGCCATGGCCCGTGGATTAGGAACAATTATTGGGACATTAGTTTTATCTGCTATTCTATATTTCCATCCACATGTAGTAGTAGCCGTCATTATCATGGGGCTCGCTGCTATGGTGACAGAAGCCTTTGTAGGTTCGAATTACGCGTTTGCCGTTATTTTTATCACAACACAAGTTATCTTGCTTAATGGACTCGCATCGCAAAATCTATCTATCTCGATTGCTTACACACGTATCTTTGATGTGTTAATTGGGATTGTAATTGCAGTAGTCGGTATTTTAATACTTAACCGTCAAACGTCTTCGGCTATTCTGCCACGAACTATCTCTGAAGTAGTGCGTAAAGAAGCGACTATTTTCCATTATTTATTCTCTGAAAATGGATACCAAGATACAGAACGTGAAAAACATGAAAGTCTTGCATTATCAGTAAAAATGAGTAATATGACGCAAATTTACAACTCAGCAAATGGAGAACTATTCTCTAATAAAGAAGCACTACGTTACTATTATCCAACGATCTTCGCATTAGAAGAAATCAACTTTATGTTAATGAGAGCCATGCAAGATAAACAGCGTCAACGCATTACAGATGCACAAATGGGTGAGTTCTTAACTACCTTTGAGAATGTAGCTAAACACTTTGAATTACATGGTAGTTTAGATATTAAACAATTGAACGACTTACCTCAATATAACTACATCAAATCAGCGATGATGAAATTACAAACCAACTGTGTCGCTACACGTAAAAACGTCGATGAGTTACATGAACATGCACCAGCGTAA
- a CDS encoding DUF2188 domain-containing protein, which translates to MPWTMNDYPNTWKNMDELERKKAIDIGNAMLKDGYKEGDLIPIATKQAEEWYKNASKEELDELKNKHITQHQKDDSANPELNEENVHVYYEDDEWKVKTEGAKQASDSFDNKEDAKKRAQEIADNRDTKVIEHKKDE; encoded by the coding sequence ATGCCTTGGACAATGAATGATTACCCCAATACTTGGAAGAACATGGATGAATTAGAACGTAAAAAAGCGATTGATATTGGTAACGCAATGTTAAAAGACGGTTATAAAGAAGGCGATTTAATTCCGATTGCGACTAAACAAGCAGAAGAATGGTACAAAAATGCGAGTAAAGAGGAACTTGATGAGTTGAAAAACAAGCATATTACACAACATCAAAAAGATGACTCAGCCAATCCGGAATTAAACGAAGAAAATGTGCATGTGTATTATGAAGATGATGAATGGAAAGTGAAAACAGAAGGCGCGAAACAAGCGTCTGACTCATTCGATAATAAAGAAGACGCCAAAAAACGTGCACAAGAAATCGCCGACAATCGCGACACTAAAGTCATCGAACACAAAAAAGACGAATAA